The genomic interval ccttataagcacatttttttttttaccatgaggCTGATATCAccaaagtgaaaagagaaaagtCATGATCAGTTGGAATTTATTCaatgtagaatttttaaaataatttattcttaaacCTGGGATGGCTTCTCTTCACTCTTCCAAACACTTGGTGAGGACAAGAGGAAAAGATGACAAATGGAGAGTCCAGTCCAGTCCAGGGGGTTCCCTGGTTACAGATGAGATTTAAGTATTGATATGAACAgaagggtaaaaataaatacaggggCTCCAcagggttatgacacagttccgttcctacgacagtgacataacccgaattttggtgtaagttgaaacacaccctagcttaggtcacttacctatcctaacacagttgtaaaatcataatctagaacctaaaaacacaactaagtcacagaaaaaggaaaaggacataaatatattgtactgtacAGTATactgtaataacagaaaaaatgacaaaaaatgagtaagcCAAAAtattcacatctcaattttttaaagtttttatgggaatgagcattgtaaactcaaaatgtcatatgtcaagactgtcataacctgaggaccccctgtactatgttaagacaaacatctgtctaagttgcactTAGTAGGTAAATTGTAGCTGTTGCAActtatataaaaattcaacttaagaacaaacctacagaacttacctcattcataacccagggactgcctgtacatATAACATACAGAAGTTATGATTTTTAACTCAATCTACTgagcaaaacaaagaaattgtATTTTAGTATCAATTAACTCAAtgctattacatttaaaaaattaaattggctCTTTCTCATAAAAAGGGGAGTTGACAGTAAATTTTCAAACAGTTCTTTCTTACAATGTCTCTTGCAGTACACTCTACTTACTACATATGAGCCAGCTAATTAAGCCAGAGTTCATACAGATTGCCTTGCAAATCTCAGCTCCAGGCTCATTCACCTGAGAGAAGCCTTGCATGTGTCTAAAAGAAAAATCACCCCAAACACTTCAATAGTTATCCCAGTCAAGTGATAGAAAAGGTGGTAATActcttaaatcagaaaaaaatgacagccaTGTTGAAGTGGAgactatttaaacatttttggtatgtaaaaacaaataagtaaCAGAAAAGATTTCAAAATCTAAATTCCTAATGTCTCTCACATAGTTTTTTGGGAACAAGGCTGGAGCAATCGTGTGCTACCACTCATAAGGCAGCCTGGAGACTTTTCTCTGATTATTTCCATGAAGGAAATCTTTGCTGTCATTTGGTTTCAAAGTATTATACATGCAATTTCCTGTGTACTACTTACTTTCAACTGCACAATTACGAGTATTCTGGGCTCTAATAAACATGTGGGACGACATGGCAGGTAGAGAATTATCATACATAATCTTGCTCcatactctttatttttattattcctggATACCTCCCCAATTATGACTGAACTGAACAACACAGACATGGACATTTACTGGATTTTTCTTGGGAAGTTCAATTATGTTCACTACCTCTCAGCCAAAACTGGGTGAGGAAAATGAAGAGAGCATTCAGTACTAAAAATGAATTAGATAAAAAGGTTTTCTGGGAAAGGCTTGATACAAGTgttcttattctttatttacaGGTAGAATCATTGAAAAGCAAGATTGGACAAACTTATAACAATTGTATGGCCAATGCCCCATCTGATACTTGAACTCCTATACAACATCTTTGCCAAGTTGTTGTCCAGCCTCTGCTAAAATACCTTGTGTGGAGCAAGCTGTTGCAACATTACTTACTCCCCCTAGAACAGGATAGCAAAACAGATGGAATAGATAAACAAACTCCCATTAAACATGATTATGAATTTCATCGAGCTTTTCAAGAGAGTTAGCAGATTGTTGACTGCTACTCACAGGAATAAACCAGATTTGTTCCACGTATCCCATGCTTTCGGCAATGATCCAAAATGGGGAAATAGAACTCAGAAATGTGAATTTTCTAAATCCTTGTTGAATAgctatgtgtgtatgtgacagtgaGGAAGCAGATAAAAACATCTTAGAAGTAATCATTACTATAGAGACCccaaaataaagggaaaataaatagttttgaataataaataaaagtttcgCTTTAAAGCTGCAGTAAACACCTTGAGCAGCAAGACTTGGTACAAGAGTTCAAGAGCCTTAGTGGATGAACTGTGGGCTAATTAGACAGGAGCGCTGTGAGAGTCAAGCCTGAGACTGGGCCTGCTCTCCTCAGGTGGTCAAAAATACTctaccttcattttctttttctggctcCTTTGACAGCACTGCAAATAATTCTCTCATTTCTGACTTCTCTCAAGGTGCTCAGACTGCTACAAAGTTTCAGATCCCCCCTTCAGAAGACCAACAAAGCAACACATGATTGGTTGACAGCAATATCGGAATTCAATTTACAAAGGTTCAGTGCCTCTGAAGGAAcaaatttatgtttgtatttttatcttctgAACACATAGATGAATACATCTATACCCGCTGGTAATACACACATAAACTTTAAACACTCAAAgtgaaaactgagactcagctgATTCAATTTTAGTAGTATGTTTCACtacggtggtgggggggggggtgttaaaaTGGCAATGGCGTCCATCTTAAACAAGACTgtgaataacaaaacaaaacaaataaaacccaaccTTTAAGTCATTATGTCTTTTTATATGGAGGCCCCATTTTTACATACCTGTTTCAAAAGTGTCagataattaaatttagtggCTAGATGACAGGAGAGCAAATTTTCctgcaaaaaagaataaatgtcctTGACCACTGAGATTTGGAATCACTGAAAGTCTATTAAGTACTCAGGATAGATCTGGTTGGCATCAAACACCACAAAGATCTTTGGATTCCAGGTGTCATCCACACAGCTGTCATATAAGTTCACATAGCTACCGTCTTTGGAAGGAGGTCGCATGTATTTGGAGTCTCCATTTATGTAATCTCCAATTAGTACTCGAGCAAGAAACATAGATTTATATGCTCTAAATAAATGCCGCTGTTGCAAGCTTACACCATGGATTTGGAATGTGTTTCCATGTTTTATGTCATCTTTGCAGAAGCGACTGGAATAAGCAGCATCTCTAGCAAAATAGGTTCCTTaaacaaaagaaccaaaaaaaaaaaaaaaaaaagccaagattaCTCTGAAGAATACATGAAACACAAGCAAAAACATTCTAACTATTAGGGGAATAGACACgtggaattatatatataacaaaaagaGATGTGGAACTTCTGTGCACATAGatctttaagaaaagaatagaaattcaTCTGGTATGGACAGCTGTGATTCAGACTGCCACAGGGATAGATCTGTTAAGATGTACCAGTAGTCCCTACCACCAACACCATCCCACCCCACCAAAACAAAGCTGCCAGACTTTGTTTTCAAAAGAAATCTTATAAAGAAAGCCAATATAAGACAGATACAAAAGTGCTTAAAAGTGTGCCTTCAATTGTTTGGCCCTCCCTCCCATTTCCagttcctcccctcctttccctcagcCCGCTAGCCTGTGCAGCAGCCACGGGACCTCTGAGGGCACAGTGAGAACTGCTGTCTACCCAGATGATTCCAAACCCTGAAAAGccacatttctatgatacagaGTATCAATGCAATAATATTTCTGGAAATAATAGAACTCAATGTCCAGGAGAGTGCAATGCTATTCACATCGGACCATCTCAAAGGACCAATTTCACTGGTTCATTGCTTAAATATAAAAACTCAGCAAGCATCTGACTCTTCTGAGGAGTCAGGCTGACATCATTATGGAAATACTTACtctaaaacattttgaaagagaATTGCAAAGTCTCCTATTACCAAATGCTGATGGGATGTAGGTAACACTTTTCTGACCCTCTTACAgttaaataaatggaatggtATTTTCAGTAGTTATGTTAAaagttaatttactttttaaaatatagctcaTCCTGATCCTAAGTGGTAGAGAGTTCTCTTGATGGAGGTAAGGTACAAAGTAAGAACCAGCAAAATAAATGTCCATCCCTTACCttttcccctcatctctctccttaaTTTGCTTGAGTAGTGGGCATAAATTGAAGAACTTGGACTTTCACATTAGAAAAAAGGTGAGGATTTCCCCCATTATTCCTTATTGCTCATTAATATTCTTACctatctttttctaaaaaacaaaacaaacaaaaaatactagtACCTAGACCTgagaaaaatgtaattaattaattttatagttCTATCTCTGACATAAAAGAGTTTTAGTTTTATTCCTGGAAAAAACTTAtacatgaaaattaaaagtaatacaaACACCAGCTAACACGGATATGACGACCCATGTGATGAGTGGGGTTGGGGTGTGAGCTAATCAGGTAGGGGTGTGAAGGTCTTACTTCTATCTTGTACATGCAGGAAGTGGCTTTTCTTTGGCTCCGAAACTCTGAGGGTATGTTGGGAACCTAGCTTAATAACTATCAAATCCCTGAATTACAAAACAATCAATTATCTCTAAAGAGAGAAGATTTGCTCCTAGGACTTGAACTGGATCTAGAATTCTGATAATTACCTTTTCCAAATAGAGCACCATGTATACCATTTATTCTCCAATCAAAGTTATGAATACAAATTGCTTCCACAAATTCACTGCTGGTTCCATGAAATAGCATTTGTTCATTGACTTGAGGAATACcactttttttcttaagctgagCCTTTTTCCTAAAAACACAATACACatagaaaacacagagaaaaatataccataagtggcagttattaatttttcaaGGAGCAAAATTCAATAGAAAGTATGAGccagaaaacatttctttaacaTAAATCGTAAGTGGGCAAAGCAGCTTTGAAGAAAAATCTTGAATGCTTGAATGCTCTTGGACACAAAAATCATCTCATCATCAAAAATTATTAGTTAACACTGAGACTTAAAGCTGAAAACAAACCCAcaactatatacagtgtgtccataaagtcatggtgcacttttgaccggtcacaggaaagcaacaaaagatgacagaaatgtgaactctgcaccaaataaaagggaaaaccctcccagtttctgtaggatgatgtggcagcatgtgcgcatgtgcagatgatgacgtaacaccatgtatacagcagagcaagccacggccatgccagtcgagatgtggatggtacagaggaaagttcagtgtgttctgtggcttgctaaattcgaatccgtgaccaaagtgcaacgtgaatatctgcgtgtttataacaaagtgccaccacataggaataacattactcggtgggataagcagttaaaggaaatgggcagtttggtggagaaaccccgttctggtaggccatcagtcagtgacgagtctgtagaggctatacgggatagctacctaaggagccctaaaatatctgtgcgtgagcccacattgaactgcactgaataggtatgaaactgggagagttttccttttatttggtgcagatttcacatttctatcgtcttttgttgctttcttgtgactggtcaaaagtgcaccatgactttacagacacactgtatgtgtCAGATGATTCCCTATTATAGTAAAGATCATTGGCTAAACCAGTCAAATTTTACAGATGCCTAAAAGTGATACTATAAACAAATAACACAAAGTTCAAAGTCTTTAAACAGTGAGTTCCTTGAGCAAGGACCATGCCTTAACCTTTTTATTCCCAGAGTTTAGAAAATGTTGGTTCAACTGAACTGAATTTTGAATCTAAGGGTTGGAGGGGCATTAAGCCATCCAGTTCAACCTCTTCCCAATGGGCAAGTCTCCTCTAACAATACAGGACTGACTGTAacagtaaaaaacaaactgaaaacagTCTAAAATTCTTTCatagaaaattgaataaataattatatatttatacttgaAAGTTAAAAGTAATGCactagtgccctggccagatagctcggttggtaacAGCatcgttctgaagcacagaggttgccagttcgatccctggtcagggcacaaacaggaatggattgatgttcctgtctctctctcactatctcccttcctctctttcaaatcagtaaaacaaatatataaaaaaataatgaattagaCTTACATGTAAGTATATTGCAAAAAGAGATATGATTCAAAATAATATAAGTACACATATATAggtagtaaaaaatataaaatataaaaacatggaCAAGAAGGCATCACACCAACctcaggaggaaagaaggaaaacaggagGAGAATAGGGTAAACACTTCACCAGTATCTGTAATgctttgtatctttaaaaaataaaattaaataaataaataaataaataaaaccagatacaaagaagaagaaaatgtaacaaatattaaaatgttaaatctgATTGGTAGGTATATGGGTGTCTATAAACTTCTgcgttttcctttttaaaatatttcataaaagtgatattttaaaaattgaaaagaatccCTTCGCCCTAGTATATCTCTAATAGATGGCCATTTAACGCCTGCTTCAATTCATTCCAGCATCAAGTGCTCACTGCTTTGCAAGACAGCACAATCTATTTGTGATCAGCTGTCATCATTAGAAAGTATATCCATCCCAACACTGAACCACAATCTGCCTTCTTCCTATTGTTTCTATTGGTTGGTCTTAGTTCTTCTCTTCTGAACACAGAACAATTCAAATACTCTTATACAAAACTACTCTGCAAATATCCAAAAATAATTATGAACACTGACTTAGGTTTTCTTTTCTAGGTTGCATCATTCCATCAGCTATTCCTCACGCAGCATAGCTTCCAGACCTTTTTTTATCCACACTGGACACCCCTTCTTTGAGAAGAATCTGCTGGATACATTCCCGTTCATAAACATTGGCAGGAAACAGAAAGTCCAGACAGCACTGAGTCCACCATCACGCCATTGAATTCACTTTGGAGCAGAGGTACCACACTTCTACAAGTGACTTACTTTGTAGTTTCAGTCAATTAACACTCCCAGGACTTTCTCAGCTGAACTTCTCTCAACTTGCTAGAGTTGTACAATCTATTTACAAACCTAATGCAGTACATTTATTTCAATTAAGCTTTATCTTGATATAGCAATTTTAAAAgtacagaatttattttaaaaacccgCTTAACTTAGTAActatgcaggggtgggggggcgtTGGTGGATACTTGCATTTAAATGATGAAAGAAGCAGAAATGTATGTGGTCTTTCTTAACAGCCATTTGGCAGTatgtatcaaaattttaaaatatatgctttgATCTACTGGTGATAGTCTTTTCAAACCATTAAGCATGACATTAGAAAGCTGtgctttaaacaaatttttacttCAGAGAAAGCCAGCATGGTTTTCCTAAGAATTGATTAtgctaactttcttttttaaaacttggcttacttttttttttttaacaatgcgtatttgttgattttctaagaaaaaaaatctttttttaaaaaaaaagatgattagtCATATTGTTTTGACTCACAGTTTCAATCTCCCAAGGTCTTTCTGACTCCTGATTCATTCCCACAACAAACTGCCTCCTGTATCTTTCACAAGTGTGATATGCAAGCAAACCTTCTACATTTTCACCCAAATTCCTGTTGCGAATGTTACAAGGCTCAAGAAGAAAGCATGCATGATTTTCAAGTTACTCTCTGCATAAGACTTTTAACCGGGTAttaatttttctccttctatttaTTCAGTGGACACACAGTTCTCTATCTTGTCTCCATCATAAGAACCTTTTTAACCACTTTGTGGAAATTTGTTACACTAAAGGGCTCACTCATTTATGACTATGGTAATTCTCTTACTTGGACATTAGtaaatacactcttttttttctaagcaaaCATTGTTAGAAGGATGTTATATCTATAGCTTCATGATCTATAATGACTATAAATCTACAGTATTCTAAAATCAGGATATTTACTCATCACTACTTTTCAGGCACAGATTAGAATAAATTTTGGGTTGAAAATTCATTCCAGTCTCTCTTAGATATAAGTGAAGTGTTAATTAAAGATACAGGTGTGTGGGCATTAAAAACCAACTCATCATGGACCGAATATGAAGTTGAAGGCAGAGTGGAATGGGGTGGTCAAAGCCTATCCCCACAGCATGGGTTCTTCTAGCGTCTCTGCTAAGGCACCTGTGAAATGTGGAGACTCTCATACCATGACCTTGGTGGTCCAGAAAGGATGATGTTGAGTTCTAGGGCCTCCTGGACTTCAGTTAGACTTTTGGGAAAAGTCATAGGATTCAAACTACACTAAGTTCTTCACAATCCTGCCCACCTTTGCCAACCCCACGTTCATTTCTGAACTTACTGAAAATATTATAGCACCCACTTCTCAAAGATACCTACCCACCCAGGGACTAGAGTACCAAAAGGTCTAAACTGGATATGCCACGTACTCTGAACTGAAGCAGGAATATTGTcatgctctagaccaggggtctcaaactcaactcagcatgtgggccgcagagcaagatcacagccgttaggcgggccgcactaggtctacaaaaggcaactgttacgcaacacttttctcactgcagttgaaaacagtctgcgggccgcacaaaattgtttggcgggccgcatgcggcccgcgggccgcgagtttgagacccctgctctagactgaaATGTTTGCCTAAATTTAAACCAGTGATTCTCCATCCTGGATGAACATCAGAGTCATTTGCAGAACTTTTTAAAGATAATGTTAGAATGCAGAGGTTCTGATTCAGTGGATCAGGGGTGAGGGACAGATACCTCTACTTGTTAAGCTCCACAGGTGAATCTGATAAGAGTCTCTTATCTAAATCTGCATTTTTGCCCATCTTAATGAGACATCAGCTTTCATTGCTCTTTTTTCCTTGCTACTTTCTCCTTCCCTACCCTGGATCAACCCAACTAcctcctctctccactcttaaaTTTGAAGGGCTGAAATAAGTCTAACAACATCTCCCATGGTTTTCACTACAAATTCACACATTGCAACTTTAGCTAAGTGCTCAGCACTGATAAAAATCTTATAGTTCCCAAGTTAGCTCTTACCCATTTTCCACAGTGGGCAATTCAAATCTCCCTTTTCCTATATCTCACTCTCTTATCCACACTTCCTTAACACTTCATTCTCTACAGGTGACCTCACTTATTATTTCACCAAGGAAACTGGAGGAATCAGGATGGAACTCCCAACCTAACTGCTGTTCTAATCTCCtctacaggggtccttgggttacaacacagttccattcctatgaaagagatgtaacctgaattttggtgtaagtcaaaacacactctctcctaagtcacttacctatcctaacacaattgtgaaatcataatctagaatataaaaactcaactaagccacagaaaaagaatactgtgtattcttccactgtgtgcaaccaaactagttcacccatgtagtctgtaagtactacactaatggtgtaagctgaaacacttatGTCTCAATGTAGGGctagtagccacagccatcatcagagccacctggcctgtgcaggttcacatttgatccagacagacagtaatgaaacaatggagccaagaactggtgggctttaatcctagctcgcacctgccAAGCAAGtgaatacacacagtaggaaaacacttccctttccattcagggctgcaaaagccactgactcatccgagtactcctagaatcaaaggccccaccagccttattcacctctgttccccatctgcttctctttgcacaaactctgcacaaactggcttctccttcagcactctgccatcttggctacctctcctatgcaatgctgatg from Saccopteryx leptura isolate mSacLep1 chromosome 2, mSacLep1_pri_phased_curated, whole genome shotgun sequence carries:
- the PARP11 gene encoding protein mono-ADP-ribosyltransferase PARP11 isoform X3, whose product is MKQVNLTTGKQRLIKRAPFSISAFSYICENEAIPMPPHWENVNTDVPYQLVPLHNQTHEYNEVASLFGKTMDRNRIKRIQRIQNLDLWEFFCRKKAQLKKKSGIPQVNEQMLFHGTSSEFVEAICIHNFDWRINGIHGALFGKGTYFARDAAYSSRFCKDDIKHGNTFQIHGVSLQQRHLFRAYKSMFLARVLIGDYINGDSKYMRPPSKDGSYVNLYDSCVDDTWNPKIFVVFDANQIYPEYLIDFQ